In Oscillatoria acuminata PCC 6304, a single window of DNA contains:
- a CDS encoding non-ribosomal peptide synthetase gives MMSDNFREISHNMTQETEVFVFPASFAQQRLWFLNQLAPDNPFYNVSAAIQLTGNLNLSALEESVNEIVRRHETLRTTFALLEGQVVQVIAPELTLAVQAIALQHLPPSEQHSEAQRLATLAAAEPFDLTTGPLLRVSVLQQSETDSILLLNFHHIVADGWSIGILLGELGTLYTAFAHQQPSPLPDLPLQYADFTEWQQQWLQGEFLETQLTYWQQQLQHLSPLNLPSSRPRPPIPSYRGGQQQFALSPALTASIKQLSQQTETTLFMTLLAAFKTLLYRYTGQTDIAVGSPIANRNRQEIEGLIGFFVNSLVLRTNLSGNPTFLELLTQVKSVAVAAYAHQDLPFEKLVEELHPQRDLSQNPLFQVSFSLQNTPTNALELPGITLSLLEWDIPRAKLDLEVNFWEESDQIKGQVIYSTDLFDCSTITRWMGHFQTLLSEIVTDPNQQISDLPILTPEEQDCLLFEFNSPAYPFLPQPRLQHPSFLHLFEEIVQRSPHQIALISGKNSLTYHDLHHQSNQIARYLQQWGVKPEKLVGLCLPPSIEAVACILGILKAGGVYLYCDPTYPPERLQFILSDAEVSLLLTRSPFVPSQTPPQVSILDLAQHQGAIAQQSPESLTYPITPNHLAYVIYTSGSTGKPKGVLIEHRGISNLILAQHQIFKLNQNSRILQFASLSFDASIFEIVMAFSTGATLYLADEESRYGGSVLMTFLSDSAITHATLPPAVLATLPYGKLPALHTLISAGESCSPALAKPWVNSCHFFNAYGPTESTVWATVAEITEPSQNLPIGRPISNTQVYLLDANLQPVPIGIPGEIYIAGEGLARGYLNRQQLNSERFITHAFTPVKTVRLYKTGDLARYQADGNLEFLGRLDHQVKIRGYRIELGEIEVIIAQYYNIKQARVIATDQGQLVAYIVPIANQPINRSELQSFLGKTLPRYMIPQEVIVLDSLPLTDRGKLDRNRLPSPKTLTSRQFIPPGNPSEAALAQIWATLLKCDRVSMKDNFFDLGGDSLLAVRLLTQINQQFQQQLPVSALFLNPTLQGLANCLFSELDTLPCSPLVPIQTQGTNPPFFCIHPILGVVFPYYELALNLGKNQPFYALQPQGIDGKFPPLTRIEEMAAYYIKAMRTIQPDGPYFLGGWSFGGLVAFEMAQQLKKAGHPVGLLAVLDTLAPVSTNQPSLWQGGKFLFTTAASSIWPFLRDYVYLMTQGKQRQKEVFNPRGDRLPQRVHPLFNFLHRYLAKTTLAQSLHSTSDRRLLREVTLRPLLPIFQANSQAVLQYQPSIYPDHITLIASSDRAIATGEDPTLGWGQLTEEPIKLIRIPGNHLTMLRKPQVQYLADHLRECLESQ, from the coding sequence AGTCTCGGTGTTACAGCAGAGTGAAACGGACTCGATTCTGTTGCTGAATTTTCATCATATTGTCGCCGATGGATGGTCCATTGGCATCTTGCTGGGGGAACTGGGGACATTATATACCGCCTTTGCCCATCAGCAACCCTCCCCCCTGCCGGATTTGCCGTTGCAATATGCTGACTTTACCGAATGGCAGCAGCAATGGTTGCAGGGAGAGTTTTTGGAAACCCAATTAACCTATTGGCAACAGCAATTACAGCATCTCTCTCCCCTGAATCTACCTAGCAGTCGCCCTAGACCCCCAATTCCCAGTTATCGCGGGGGTCAACAACAATTCGCCCTCTCTCCCGCCTTAACCGCCTCAATTAAACAGTTGAGTCAGCAAACCGAAACCACCCTGTTTATGACCCTGCTGGCGGCATTTAAAACATTACTGTATCGCTACACCGGACAAACCGATATTGCAGTCGGTTCTCCCATTGCCAACCGCAATCGTCAGGAAATTGAAGGGTTAATCGGCTTTTTTGTCAATAGTTTAGTCCTGCGAACCAATTTATCTGGAAATCCCACATTTCTGGAGTTATTAACTCAAGTCAAATCCGTGGCAGTCGCCGCCTACGCCCACCAGGATTTACCCTTTGAAAAGCTGGTGGAGGAACTGCATCCTCAGCGAGATTTGAGCCAAAATCCCCTGTTTCAAGTCAGTTTTAGCTTACAAAATACCCCAACGAATGCCCTGGAATTGCCCGGAATCACTTTGAGTTTGTTAGAGTGGGATATCCCTAGGGCTAAACTGGATTTAGAGGTTAATTTCTGGGAAGAATCTGACCAAATTAAAGGTCAAGTGATTTATAGTACAGATTTATTTGATTGTAGCACAATCACCCGATGGATGGGACATTTTCAAACCCTGTTATCGGAAATTGTAACAGACCCAAATCAGCAGATTTCAGACTTGCCAATTTTAACCCCAGAGGAACAAGACTGCCTGCTGTTTGAATTTAATTCTCCTGCCTATCCATTCCTTCCTCAACCCCGACTACAGCATCCCTCCTTTCTGCACTTATTTGAGGAAATTGTTCAGCGATCGCCCCATCAAATCGCCCTCATCTCCGGTAAAAACTCTCTCACCTATCACGACTTACACCACCAATCCAATCAAATCGCCCGCTATTTACAACAATGGGGGGTTAAACCAGAGAAGTTAGTCGGTTTGTGTTTACCGCCCTCCATTGAGGCAGTTGCCTGTATCCTGGGCATTCTCAAAGCAGGAGGCGTCTATCTCTATTGCGACCCCACCTATCCCCCAGAACGACTCCAGTTTATCCTATCCGATGCCGAAGTCTCTCTCTTACTGACCCGATCGCCCTTTGTCCCCTCCCAGACTCCCCCCCAAGTCTCCATCCTGGATTTAGCGCAACATCAAGGGGCGATCGCGCAACAAAGTCCGGAATCCCTCACTTATCCCATTACTCCAAATCATCTCGCTTATGTGATTTACACCTCGGGTTCCACCGGAAAACCCAAAGGCGTCTTAATCGAACACCGAGGAATTTCTAACTTAATCCTCGCCCAACATCAAATCTTTAAACTGAATCAAAATAGCCGGATTCTGCAATTTGCTTCCCTGAGTTTTGATGCCTCAATCTTTGAAATTGTCATGGCATTCAGTACCGGCGCAACCCTCTATTTAGCGGACGAAGAATCCCGCTATGGCGGAAGCGTTTTAATGACCTTTTTAAGCGACTCTGCCATTACTCATGCCACCCTCCCTCCCGCAGTTTTGGCAACCTTACCTTACGGTAAATTACCCGCCCTCCATACCCTAATTTCTGCCGGAGAATCCTGTTCCCCAGCATTAGCTAAACCCTGGGTCAACTCCTGCCACTTTTTCAATGCTTATGGTCCAACTGAATCTACGGTTTGGGCCACCGTTGCCGAAATTACCGAACCCTCTCAAAACCTGCCCATCGGTCGCCCGATTTCTAATACACAAGTCTATCTCTTGGATGCCAATTTGCAGCCAGTTCCCATTGGAATTCCTGGGGAAATTTATATCGCCGGGGAGGGATTGGCGCGAGGGTATCTCAACCGGCAGCAATTAAACTCAGAACGGTTTATTACTCATGCTTTCACCCCAGTAAAAACAGTCCGACTGTACAAAACTGGGGACTTAGCCCGTTATCAAGCCGATGGCAATTTGGAATTTCTAGGTCGCCTGGACCATCAAGTAAAAATTCGCGGCTATCGGATAGAGTTAGGGGAAATTGAGGTAATAATTGCCCAATATTATAACATCAAACAAGCCCGAGTCATTGCTACAGACCAGGGTCAACTGGTTGCTTATATTGTGCCGATCGCGAATCAACCGATTAACCGGAGTGAACTGCAAAGTTTTCTGGGCAAAACCTTACCCAGATACATGATTCCCCAGGAGGTGATTGTGCTAGACTCTCTGCCTCTGACTGATCGCGGCAAACTTGACCGCAACCGATTACCCTCACCTAAAACCCTCACTTCTAGGCAATTTATCCCCCCGGGTAACCCCAGTGAAGCGGCTTTAGCTCAAATTTGGGCTACTCTGCTGAAGTGCGATCGCGTCAGCATGAAGGATAACTTTTTCGACTTAGGCGGCGATTCCCTCCTCGCTGTCCGACTCCTGACGCAAATTAACCAGCAATTCCAGCAACAATTACCCGTTTCTGCACTGTTCCTCAACCCCACGTTACAAGGATTAGCCAATTGTCTGTTTTCTGAACTCGACACCCTGCCTTGTTCTCCCTTAGTTCCGATCCAAACTCAAGGAACCAATCCCCCATTTTTCTGCATTCATCCCATTTTAGGGGTGGTCTTTCCTTATTATGAATTAGCCTTAAATTTGGGAAAAAATCAACCCTTTTATGCCTTACAACCCCAAGGCATTGACGGTAAATTTCCCCCATTAACTCGCATCGAAGAGATGGCCGCTTATTATATTAAAGCCATGCGGACGATCCAGCCAGACGGTCCTTATTTTTTAGGGGGGTGGTCGTTTGGCGGGTTAGTGGCGTTTGAAATGGCCCAACAATTAAAAAAAGCGGGTCATCCCGTGGGGTTACTGGCGGTTTTGGATACCCTTGCGCCAGTTTCTACCAATCAACCCTCTCTCTGGCAGGGGGGTAAATTTTTGTTCACTACCGCAGCAAGTTCGATTTGGCCCTTTTTGCGGGATTATGTTTATTTGATGACCCAAGGGAAACAGCGGCAAAAAGAGGTATTTAATCCCAGGGGCGATCGCCTCCCTCAACGAGTTCATCCCCTATTCAATTTTTTACACCGTTATCTCGCCAAAACGACCCTAGCGCAATCTTTGCATTCCACATCCGATCGCCGCCTTTTACGGGAAGTCACCCTGCGCCCCCTTTTACCCATTTTTCAAGCAAATAGTCAAGCGGTTCTCCAGTATCAACCCTCGATTTATCCCGATCACATCACCTTGATTGCCTCCAGCGATCGGGCGATCGCCACGGGTGAGGATCCAACCTTGGGCTGGGGCCAACTCACCGAGGAACCCATCAAACTGATTCGGATTCCTGGGAACCACCTCACCATGCTGAGAAAGCCCCAGGTGCAATATCTAGCCGATCACCTCCGCGAATGCTTAGAATCCCAGTAG